A genomic region of Desulfosarcina ovata subsp. ovata contains the following coding sequences:
- a CDS encoding tellurite resistance TerB family protein: MFNPEKLLGGLIRNTTRGSRGGLGSLISGGMAMGALGVAMEAFDHYMNKPQGTAAPPTAPGGSPPPPPPPASASGRPASPPPPPPMPATPASATPPATPQMSSGSTDAVLLIRAMIAAANADGVIDQTERNQILERLEAVELSAEEHAFIVRELLSPADLEAIVAGVTSPELAQQVYSVSLMAIEVDTPQEAHYMTTLAGRLGLDAATVKSVHRSLELE; encoded by the coding sequence ATGTTCAATCCAGAAAAACTTCTCGGTGGACTGATCCGCAACACCACCCGTGGCAGCCGGGGAGGGCTCGGCAGCCTCATCTCCGGTGGAATGGCCATGGGCGCACTGGGTGTGGCCATGGAGGCCTTTGACCATTACATGAACAAACCCCAGGGCACGGCAGCGCCGCCAACGGCACCGGGCGGATCTCCACCCCCACCTCCCCCGCCAGCATCCGCCAGCGGACGACCAGCATCCCCGCCACCACCACCGCCCATGCCCGCAACGCCGGCCTCCGCAACACCACCAGCGACCCCACAGATGTCCTCCGGCAGTACCGATGCGGTTCTGCTGATCCGCGCCATGATCGCCGCCGCCAATGCCGATGGGGTGATCGACCAGACCGAGCGCAACCAGATTCTTGAGCGGCTTGAAGCCGTTGAATTGTCCGCCGAGGAACATGCTTTTATCGTCCGGGAACTCCTCTCGCCGGCCGACCTGGAAGCCATTGTGGCCGGGGTTACCTCACCGGAGCTGGCCCAGCAGGTCTATTCCGTATCCCTGATGGCCATCGAGGTCGACACGCCCCAGGAGGCACACTACATGACCACTCTGGCCGGCCGACTGGGGCTCGATGCGGCCACTGTCAAATCGGTTCATCGCAGTCTGGAACTGGAATGA
- the tsaA gene encoding tRNA (N6-threonylcarbamoyladenosine(37)-N6)-methyltransferase TrmO, which translates to MTKRFTFQPIGIIHSCFTEKFGIPRQPGLAPSARATLAVYPPFDRDEAFRGLDRFSHLWVLFVFHGIAAGKWQPTVRPPRLGGNRRMGVFATRSGFRPNPIGMSSVALNGIRRERGHLFLDLSGVDILDGTPVLDIKPYLPYADRIPEASGGFASQTPQPSLTVEFTDAARQMLARVEQRYPAFATLVGQVLGADPRPAYADARSGRTEYGVRLYDVNVRWTVRSKTIVVHTVEWPADATATQREGLLPSR; encoded by the coding sequence ATGACGAAACGGTTTACATTTCAACCTATCGGCATCATTCACTCGTGCTTTACCGAGAAATTCGGCATTCCCCGTCAGCCCGGCCTGGCGCCGTCGGCTCGGGCCACCCTGGCGGTGTATCCCCCCTTTGACCGCGATGAAGCCTTCCGCGGACTCGACCGGTTTTCACACCTGTGGGTCCTCTTCGTTTTTCATGGCATTGCCGCGGGAAAGTGGCAGCCGACGGTCCGGCCGCCCCGGCTGGGAGGAAATCGGCGCATGGGGGTTTTCGCCACCCGTTCCGGATTCCGGCCCAATCCCATTGGCATGTCCAGCGTTGCCCTGAACGGCATCCGCCGGGAGCGGGGCCATCTTTTTCTCGACCTGTCCGGTGTCGATATCCTCGATGGAACGCCGGTTCTGGACATCAAGCCCTATCTGCCCTATGCGGATCGGATTCCGGAGGCGTCCGGCGGTTTTGCCAGTCAGACGCCGCAGCCATCCCTGACCGTGGAATTCACCGATGCGGCCCGGCAGATGCTGGCGCGGGTCGAGCAGCGCTATCCGGCGTTTGCCACGCTGGTGGGCCAGGTGCTGGGGGCGGACCCCCGTCCGGCCTATGCGGATGCACGGTCCGGCCGGACCGAGTATGGCGTGCGGCTGTACGATGTCAACGTCCGCTGGACGGTACGCTCAAAAACCATCGTCGTGCATACCGTCGAATGGCCTGCTGATGCGACGGCGACGCAAAGGGAAGGCCTATTGCCTTCCCGCTGA
- the rsmA gene encoding 16S rRNA (adenine(1518)-N(6)/adenine(1519)-N(6))-dimethyltransferase RsmA, which yields MTSPRTLLTAWNIQAKKQLGQNFLSDPNVARAIVNRAGIADRDVVLEIGPGLGAITVPAASVARRVIAVDKDGRIIDLLRAELLAAGVNNVDVREADILKTDIDAIGREAGCPLVVMGNLPYNISSQVIVRLIHARAHVRRAVLMLQKEMAQRICAGPGSKTYGRLSVMLGYCAQTETLMQVRAPQFFPAPKVDSTVVGIHFSDRLPLPDDDEALLFQVVKAAFGKRRKTMRNALSQSDLKLDPATCEQMLIQSGIDPMQRAEHLPVAAFVRLCNQIAIHR from the coding sequence ATGACCTCGCCCCGGACCCTTTTGACCGCCTGGAATATTCAGGCCAAAAAGCAGTTGGGCCAGAATTTTCTCTCCGATCCCAACGTGGCCCGGGCCATTGTCAACCGCGCCGGCATCGCTGACCGGGACGTGGTGCTCGAAATCGGCCCCGGCCTGGGAGCCATCACCGTTCCGGCGGCCAGTGTCGCCCGGCGGGTCATTGCCGTGGACAAGGATGGCCGCATCATCGACCTGTTGCGGGCCGAACTGCTTGCCGCCGGCGTAAACAATGTCGACGTCCGCGAGGCCGACATCCTGAAGACGGATATTGATGCAATTGGCCGGGAGGCCGGGTGCCCCTTGGTGGTCATGGGCAATCTGCCCTACAATATCTCATCCCAGGTGATCGTTCGGCTGATCCATGCCCGCGCACATGTCCGGCGGGCGGTCCTCATGCTGCAGAAGGAGATGGCCCAGCGCATCTGTGCGGGGCCGGGCTCCAAAACCTATGGCCGGCTGTCGGTGATGCTCGGCTATTGTGCACAAACCGAAACGCTAATGCAGGTCCGGGCGCCCCAATTCTTTCCGGCCCCCAAAGTCGACTCCACGGTGGTGGGAATCCATTTCAGCGACCGGCTGCCTTTACCTGACGATGATGAAGCGCTTCTGTTTCAAGTCGTCAAGGCAGCATTCGGCAAACGGCGCAAAACCATGCGCAATGCACTCTCGCAAAGTGACCTGAAGCTCGATCCGGCCACCTGCGAACAGATGCTGATCCAATCCGGAATCGATCCCATGCAGCGCGCGGAACACCTTCCCGTGGCGGCATTTGTCCGGTTATGCAACCAAATCGCAATCCATCGCTAA
- a CDS encoding DUF2062 domain-containing protein, whose amino-acid sequence MNPKNNRLKKKPPVFTGPRERFGQMLVRIRQLEGNPHYIAMGLGLGIFVSITPIIPLQTLVAIALAYLFRGSKSAAALGTWLSNPLTIPLVYYANYKLGCLLLGYQTTLDSISFDSFSQLMALGIDVTWAMLVGGVVIGAVLGILAYFITFRIFVTIRRNTQPVDPESGMAA is encoded by the coding sequence ATGAACCCAAAGAACAACCGTCTTAAGAAAAAGCCGCCGGTATTTACGGGGCCCCGGGAACGCTTCGGCCAGATGCTGGTGCGCATTCGCCAGCTGGAAGGCAATCCCCACTATATTGCCATGGGATTGGGACTGGGTATTTTCGTCTCCATCACACCGATCATCCCTCTGCAAACCCTTGTGGCCATCGCATTGGCCTATCTGTTTCGGGGAAGCAAATCCGCCGCAGCGTTGGGAACGTGGCTCAGCAATCCGTTAACCATTCCGCTGGTCTACTATGCCAACTACAAATTGGGGTGCCTGCTGCTGGGGTATCAGACCACCCTGGACAGCATCTCGTTCGATTCCTTCTCCCAACTGATGGCGCTGGGAATCGATGTCACCTGGGCCATGCTGGTGGGCGGAGTGGTGATCGGGGCGGTATTGGGAATCCTGGCCTACTTCATCACCTTCCGCATTTTTGTGACCATTCGCCGCAACACGCAGCCGGTCGATCCCGAATCGGGAATGGCGGCATGA
- the smpB gene encoding SsrA-binding protein SmpB gives MEKNHTKLIAENRKARHDYIIEDTFETGIVLVGTEVKSLRMGKANLKDSYARIKNGEVFVYQMHIGAYPFAYYDNHDPLRPRKLLLHHYEIKKLYGKVNEKGYSLVPLRLYFKAGKAKLSLALARGKRSHDKRETIRRRDQKRELDRERKNNR, from the coding sequence GTGGAAAAAAATCATACCAAGCTTATCGCCGAAAACCGCAAGGCACGGCATGACTATATTATCGAAGACACCTTCGAGACCGGAATCGTTCTGGTGGGCACGGAAGTCAAGTCCCTGCGCATGGGCAAAGCCAATCTTAAGGATTCGTATGCGCGCATCAAAAACGGCGAGGTGTTTGTTTACCAGATGCATATCGGTGCCTACCCCTTTGCCTATTACGACAATCACGACCCCCTGCGGCCACGCAAACTGCTGCTGCACCATTATGAAATCAAGAAGCTCTATGGCAAGGTCAACGAAAAGGGGTATTCACTGGTACCCCTGAGGCTCTATTTCAAGGCTGGCAAGGCCAAGTTGTCCCTGGCCCTGGCACGTGGCAAGCGCAGCCATGACAAGCGTGAGACCATCCGGCGGCGCGATCAGAAACGTGAACTTGACCGGGAACGCAAAAACAACCGATGA
- the ptsP gene encoding phosphoenolpyruvate--protein phosphotransferase — translation MEDQESQEIILNGIGGSPGICIGKAYLVDKEGVDVVKKYIVRESFLSAEVGRFKTAVKKARESLRQIIDNTPEELRQHAQILETHMLLFKDKMLYDRTIEVIEKERVNAEWALKKVVSLVKPMFENMTNDYLKQRAEDITHVADRIMENLVGGDHVNIARIDKRVILVARDLSPAETSQIQLERIKGFVTNRGGRASHTSIIARTLEIPAVLGVGNATLKINNDDIIIVDGGAGTVVVNPTEQTLLATEERRGQYEIHKALMVRNSYLPAETKNGQRISVMGNIELPEEVVSLLDHGGDGIGLYRTEFQYLSRPDFPSENSLFENYKDVIDVMGHRPVTIRTLDINGDKAVNYIRDNQEPNPALGLRAIRYCLRKPDIFQTQLRAILRAAAYGNVRILLPLISGIEEVEQAFEQIDEAAETLEKQGVVYKRDIPVGVMIEVPSAAVTADILAEKADFFSIGTNDLIQYTLAIDRGNRHVAHLHQPLHPAILRLIKGTCDAAKANGIPTYMCGEMAAEPIFAPILLGLGVNELSMNPQTIPVVKNAIRSIDTTGIDGFMEEMMRLTTPNAIQDLLAHQFGSVVPRIGLSEQER, via the coding sequence ATGGAAGACCAGGAATCCCAGGAAATTATCCTCAACGGTATTGGCGGTTCGCCCGGCATTTGCATTGGCAAGGCTTACCTGGTGGATAAAGAGGGTGTTGATGTCGTAAAAAAATATATTGTTCGGGAATCTTTTCTCTCCGCCGAAGTGGGACGGTTTAAAACGGCGGTCAAGAAGGCCCGTGAATCGCTGCGCCAGATTATCGACAACACGCCCGAGGAGCTTCGCCAGCATGCCCAGATTCTGGAAACCCACATGCTGCTGTTCAAAGACAAAATGCTCTATGACCGAACCATCGAGGTAATCGAGAAAGAGCGTGTCAACGCCGAATGGGCCCTGAAAAAAGTGGTCTCGCTGGTCAAGCCCATGTTTGAAAACATGACCAACGACTACCTCAAGCAACGGGCCGAGGATATCACCCATGTCGCCGATCGCATTATGGAAAATTTGGTGGGCGGTGATCATGTCAACATTGCCCGCATCGACAAACGCGTGATTCTGGTGGCCCGGGACCTCTCTCCGGCAGAGACCAGCCAGATCCAACTGGAACGGATCAAGGGATTCGTCACCAATCGCGGCGGACGGGCCTCTCATACCAGTATCATCGCCCGAACCCTTGAAATTCCGGCGGTTCTGGGAGTGGGCAACGCCACCCTGAAGATTAACAACGACGATATTATTATTGTGGACGGTGGAGCCGGCACGGTGGTGGTCAACCCCACCGAACAGACCCTCCTGGCAACTGAAGAACGCCGGGGGCAGTATGAAATCCACAAAGCGCTGATGGTCCGGAACAGTTATCTGCCCGCCGAGACCAAAAACGGTCAGCGAATCTCGGTCATGGGCAATATCGAACTGCCTGAAGAGGTCGTCTCGCTGCTGGATCACGGCGGTGACGGCATCGGACTCTACAGGACTGAGTTCCAGTACCTCAGCCGTCCCGATTTCCCCAGTGAAAACAGCCTGTTCGAAAACTATAAAGATGTTATCGACGTGATGGGCCATCGCCCGGTGACCATCCGCACCCTGGACATTAACGGCGACAAGGCGGTCAACTACATCCGCGACAACCAGGAACCCAACCCCGCCCTGGGGCTCCGGGCAATCCGCTATTGCCTGAGAAAACCGGATATTTTTCAAACCCAGCTGCGGGCCATCCTGCGCGCCGCCGCCTATGGCAACGTTCGTATCCTGCTGCCCCTGATTTCCGGCATTGAAGAGGTCGAACAGGCCTTTGAACAGATTGATGAGGCGGCTGAAACGTTAGAAAAACAAGGTGTTGTCTACAAGCGGGACATCCCCGTGGGGGTCATGATCGAAGTACCCTCCGCTGCGGTCACCGCCGATATTCTGGCCGAAAAGGCCGACTTCTTCAGTATCGGAACCAACGACCTGATCCAGTACACCCTGGCCATCGATCGCGGCAACCGGCACGTGGCCCATCTCCACCAGCCGCTGCATCCGGCAATTCTGCGGTTGATCAAGGGGACCTGCGATGCCGCCAAAGCAAATGGCATCCCAACGTACATGTGCGGCGAAATGGCCGCCGAACCCATCTTTGCCCCTATATTGCTGGGACTGGGAGTCAATGAGTTGAGCATGAACCCCCAGACGATCCCCGTGGTAAAAAACGCCATCCGGTCTATCGACACAACGGGTATCGACGGTTTCATGGAAGAAATGATGCGGCTGACCACCCCTAACGCGATCCAGGATCTGCTGGCCCATCAATTTGGCAGTGTGGTGCCCCGGATCGGGCTTTCGGAACAGGAACGGTAA
- a CDS encoding HPr family phosphocarrier protein, whose translation MQGEHHCPLPNLQPSGIKNDMKPAQTITLRIVNTLGLHARSAAQLAKVAGRAKGGVWIQKNGDRADATSLLDILTLACPQGTEITVSIDDEADLETLERMAELIRSGFGE comes from the coding sequence GTGCAGGGCGAACACCACTGCCCGTTACCCAATCTGCAACCCAGTGGAATTAAAAACGACATGAAGCCGGCCCAAACAATAACCCTCCGGATCGTCAACACGCTCGGGCTTCACGCCCGATCGGCAGCCCAACTGGCCAAAGTGGCGGGCCGGGCCAAAGGCGGCGTGTGGATACAAAAAAATGGCGACCGGGCGGACGCAACCTCCCTGCTCGACATTTTGACCCTGGCCTGCCCCCAAGGCACGGAGATCACTGTCAGCATTGACGACGAAGCCGATCTGGAGACGCTGGAACGTATGGCGGAATTGATTCGTTCCGGGTTTGGAGAATAA
- the rpmB gene encoding 50S ribosomal protein L28 produces the protein MSKMCEICGKKPMVGSNISHAHNITKRRFNPNLQSVRTLQNGQVKKMVVCTQCIKSGKVVKAP, from the coding sequence ATGTCAAAAATGTGTGAAATATGCGGGAAAAAACCCATGGTGGGAAGCAACATCAGCCACGCCCACAACATCACCAAACGTCGCTTCAACCCCAATTTGCAGAGTGTTCGGACCCTTCAAAACGGCCAGGTGAAGAAAATGGTGGTCTGCACCCAGTGCATAAAATCCGGCAAAGTGGTCAAAGCGCCCTAA
- a CDS encoding RelA/SpoT family protein → MIRITDILDKVTENHPDADVDIIDRAYIFSARVHDGQMRLSGEPYLSHPLEVAGILADMKLDSVSIAAGLLHDVIEDTHATEEEIGEIFGHDVLHIVSGVTKLSKLPFNSAQAREAESIRKMLLAMADDIRVILIKLADRLHNMRTLQFHKSAAKQKKIAKETIDIYAPIGARLGIYWIKNELENLSFEFINPEAWQEIRRRVAKDKQDRESYITTVKNYIQRKLDENHLKAEVTGRYKHFYSIHQKMLSQNLSFEEVYDIIAFRIILDTIPHCYEALGLMHSLWRPIAKKFKDYIGMPKPNMYQSLHTTVIGPYGERIEIQIRTHEMDRVAKSGIAAHWSYKEGKVIDENVSKTFAWVQNLVENQEAFRDPDEFLENVRIDLFPDEVYVFTPHGEIKSLPKGATPVDFAYLIHSEVGAQCVGAKVNGRMVPLKYELQTGEIVEVVTSKGHHPSKDWLHFVKTVKARSRIRQWIKTQEKERSLSLGREMCEKAFRKFRLNFNALIKSEEMQSVVESFGFKQTDDLIASVGYGKITPLQIIRKISPKEEVDNAESLFNKVVAKEKKRRDKDGVVVKGMDDILVRFGKCCQPVPGDPIIGYITRGYGVTVHRTTCVNAMKMNPERQIEVEWNQERTDSYPVKILVRSLDRVGLLADVAANITKSGANILSAHTETKENQTVDSYFTVSVQGTEHLTRVVEALKQVRQVLDVKRLG, encoded by the coding sequence ATGATTCGAATCACCGACATCCTGGATAAGGTTACTGAAAACCATCCTGACGCGGATGTAGACATCATCGATCGGGCCTACATCTTTTCGGCCCGGGTTCATGACGGTCAGATGCGTCTTTCCGGTGAGCCATACCTCTCCCATCCCCTGGAAGTGGCCGGTATTCTGGCCGACATGAAACTGGACTCGGTCAGTATCGCCGCCGGCCTGCTCCACGACGTGATCGAGGATACCCACGCCACGGAAGAAGAGATCGGTGAAATCTTCGGTCATGATGTGCTGCATATTGTTTCCGGCGTCACCAAACTGAGCAAACTGCCCTTCAACAGCGCCCAGGCCAGGGAGGCCGAAAGCATCCGCAAAATGCTGCTGGCCATGGCCGACGATATCCGGGTGATTCTGATCAAACTGGCCGATCGGCTGCACAACATGCGCACCCTCCAGTTCCATAAAAGTGCGGCCAAACAGAAGAAGATCGCTAAGGAAACCATTGACATCTACGCCCCCATCGGCGCCCGGCTGGGGATTTACTGGATCAAGAACGAACTGGAGAATCTTTCCTTCGAGTTTATCAACCCCGAGGCGTGGCAGGAAATCCGCCGCCGGGTGGCCAAGGACAAGCAGGACCGCGAAAGCTATATTACCACGGTCAAGAACTACATTCAGCGGAAACTGGATGAAAACCACCTCAAGGCCGAGGTGACAGGCCGCTACAAGCATTTTTACAGTATCCACCAGAAAATGCTGAGCCAAAACCTGTCCTTTGAGGAAGTCTACGACATCATCGCTTTCCGGATCATTCTGGATACCATTCCGCACTGCTACGAGGCCCTGGGCCTCATGCACAGCCTGTGGCGCCCCATCGCCAAAAAATTCAAAGATTACATTGGCATGCCCAAGCCCAACATGTACCAGAGCCTGCATACCACCGTGATCGGCCCCTATGGAGAACGCATTGAGATCCAGATCCGTACCCATGAAATGGACCGGGTGGCCAAATCAGGGATCGCCGCACACTGGAGTTATAAAGAGGGCAAGGTGATCGACGAAAATGTCTCCAAAACCTTTGCCTGGGTACAGAACCTGGTGGAGAACCAGGAAGCCTTCCGGGACCCCGATGAATTCCTGGAAAATGTACGCATCGATCTGTTCCCCGACGAAGTTTACGTCTTCACCCCCCATGGGGAAATCAAATCCCTGCCCAAAGGGGCCACCCCCGTGGATTTCGCCTACCTGATCCATTCGGAAGTCGGCGCCCAGTGTGTCGGCGCCAAGGTCAACGGCCGCATGGTGCCGCTTAAATACGAATTGCAGACCGGCGAAATCGTCGAGGTCGTCACCAGCAAAGGCCACCACCCGTCAAAGGACTGGCTCCACTTCGTCAAAACGGTCAAGGCGCGATCGCGGATCCGCCAATGGATCAAGACCCAGGAGAAGGAACGCAGCCTCTCCCTGGGCCGGGAAATGTGCGAAAAGGCCTTCCGCAAGTTCCGTTTGAATTTCAATGCCCTGATCAAAAGCGAAGAGATGCAGAGTGTCGTGGAAAGCTTCGGGTTCAAGCAGACCGACGACCTGATCGCCAGTGTGGGGTACGGAAAAATCACCCCGCTGCAGATCATTCGTAAAATCAGCCCCAAGGAAGAGGTGGACAACGCTGAGTCCCTGTTCAACAAAGTTGTCGCCAAAGAGAAAAAAAGACGCGATAAGGACGGGGTTGTGGTCAAAGGGATGGACGACATCCTGGTTCGCTTCGGCAAATGCTGCCAACCCGTGCCCGGAGATCCGATCATCGGTTATATCACCCGTGGATACGGCGTGACCGTGCACCGCACCACTTGTGTCAATGCCATGAAGATGAACCCGGAACGCCAGATCGAGGTGGAGTGGAATCAGGAGAGGACGGACTCCTACCCGGTCAAAATCCTGGTCAGATCCCTCGACCGGGTAGGGTTGTTAGCGGATGTGGCGGCCAACATCACCAAAAGTGGGGCCAATATCTTGAGCGCGCACACGGAAACCAAGGAGAACCAGACCGTAGACAGCTACTTTACCGTGTCGGTTCAGGGCACCGAGCACCTGACCCGTGTGGTCGAAGCGCTGAAGCAAGTCAGGCAGGTCCTGGATGTGAAGCGGCTGGGTTAG
- the proS gene encoding proline--tRNA ligase, translating into MGKQQKNAISPTRAEDYPEWYQQVIKASDMAERSPVRGCMVIKPWGYTLWENIVAHMDGMFKATGVKNAYFPLFIPVSFLEKEAEHVEGFAKECAVVTHHRLEQGDGGKLIPGGPLTEPLVVRPTSETIIGDSFSKWVSSYRDLPLLINQWANVVRWEMRTRIFLRTSEFLWQEGHTAHATNAEAIERTGMMLEVYARMVEDYLAMPVIKGRKTAAERFPGAVDTLCIEAMMQDRKALQAGTSHFLGQNFAKASNIRFQTENETEEFAWTTSWGTSTRMIGGMIMTHADDDGVIMPPRVAPAHVVLLPIFRTPEDRRQVMDYVQKLAAALREITYCHRPVVVEIDDRDIGGARGWDWIKKGIPLRVEIGPRDMAQDSVFVGRRDHAHRDKKAMPREAFVAEVTAILDDIQNNLFQRALLVREENTRQVDNRKDFYAWFTPKNMEKPEIHGGFALSHWCGDRACEATIKEDLNVTIRCIPLDASAESGQCICCGKPSERRVVFAKAY; encoded by the coding sequence ATGGGCAAACAGCAGAAAAACGCCATCTCGCCCACCCGGGCGGAAGATTATCCGGAATGGTACCAGCAGGTCATTAAGGCCTCCGATATGGCCGAACGCTCGCCGGTTCGCGGCTGCATGGTCATCAAGCCCTGGGGATACACCCTTTGGGAAAATATTGTGGCCCACATGGACGGCATGTTCAAGGCCACCGGTGTGAAAAACGCGTACTTTCCCCTTTTCATTCCGGTCAGTTTCCTGGAAAAGGAGGCTGAGCATGTGGAGGGATTCGCCAAGGAGTGTGCCGTGGTCACCCATCACCGGCTCGAACAGGGCGACGGCGGCAAGCTCATCCCCGGTGGCCCGCTGACCGAACCGCTGGTGGTCCGGCCCACCTCGGAAACCATCATCGGTGATTCCTTTTCCAAGTGGGTAAGCAGTTACCGGGATCTGCCCCTGCTGATCAACCAGTGGGCCAACGTGGTCCGCTGGGAAATGCGCACGCGCATCTTTCTGCGCACCAGCGAGTTCCTTTGGCAGGAGGGGCACACGGCCCATGCCACGAATGCCGAAGCCATCGAGCGGACTGGAATGATGCTCGAGGTCTATGCCCGCATGGTCGAGGACTATCTGGCCATGCCGGTGATCAAGGGGCGCAAGACCGCTGCCGAGCGATTCCCCGGCGCCGTGGACACCCTGTGCATCGAGGCCATGATGCAGGACCGCAAGGCTTTGCAGGCCGGCACATCGCACTTTCTGGGGCAGAACTTTGCCAAAGCCTCGAACATCCGTTTCCAGACGGAAAACGAAACCGAAGAATTCGCCTGGACAACCTCATGGGGGACATCGACCCGCATGATCGGCGGGATGATCATGACCCATGCCGATGATGATGGCGTCATCATGCCGCCCCGGGTCGCACCGGCACACGTGGTCCTGCTGCCCATCTTCCGAACCCCGGAGGACCGCCGGCAGGTGATGGACTATGTGCAAAAACTGGCTGCGGCATTGAGGGAGATAACCTATTGCCACCGACCGGTGGTGGTGGAAATCGATGATCGCGACATCGGCGGCGCCCGCGGGTGGGATTGGATTAAAAAAGGAATCCCCCTGCGCGTGGAAATCGGCCCCCGGGATATGGCCCAGGACTCGGTTTTTGTGGGCCGCCGTGACCACGCCCACCGGGACAAAAAGGCCATGCCGCGTGAAGCCTTCGTGGCCGAGGTTACCGCTATCCTGGACGATATTCAGAACAACCTGTTCCAGCGTGCGCTGCTTGTTCGGGAAGAGAACACCCGTCAGGTGGACAACCGCAAGGATTTTTACGCCTGGTTCACCCCCAAAAATATGGAAAAACCGGAAATTCATGGCGGTTTTGCCCTGTCGCACTGGTGTGGTGACCGTGCCTGCGAGGCAACCATTAAAGAAGATCTCAATGTCACCATCCGCTGCATTCCTTTGGATGCGTCGGCCGAGTCCGGCCAATGCATTTGCTGCGGCAAGCCCAGCGAGCGGCGGGTGGTCTTCGCCAAAGCTTATTAA
- a CDS encoding MBL fold metallo-hydrolase produces MIIRQMALGPIQANCFILGCEETRQAVVIDPGDDIDRILTTLADDRLTVVHIINTHGHFDHVGANKRLKEVTGADILIHSDDAPMLSKLSAAAAAWGMSAENSPAADRLLENGDTITFGVHTLTVLHTPGHSPGGICLYTEYQEGGETRKAVFVGDTLFAGSIGRTDFPGGSFDVLINSIRTRLFSLDDDVKVYPGHMGSTTIGYEKRSNPFCGIG; encoded by the coding sequence GTGATTATCCGTCAAATGGCCCTGGGCCCGATTCAAGCAAATTGTTTTATCCTCGGATGCGAAGAGACCCGTCAGGCAGTGGTCATCGACCCCGGAGACGATATCGATCGAATTCTCACCACCCTGGCCGATGACCGCCTGACGGTGGTGCATATCATCAACACCCATGGTCACTTTGACCATGTGGGCGCCAACAAACGGCTCAAGGAGGTCACCGGTGCCGACATTCTGATTCACAGTGACGACGCCCCCATGTTAAGCAAGTTGTCGGCTGCGGCGGCCGCCTGGGGAATGTCCGCCGAAAACTCGCCCGCAGCAGACCGCCTGCTGGAGAACGGGGACACGATCACCTTCGGCGTCCACACCTTGACGGTGCTGCATACGCCGGGGCATTCCCCGGGCGGCATCTGTCTTTACACCGAATACCAGGAGGGTGGCGAGACGCGCAAAGCGGTGTTTGTCGGCGACACCCTGTTTGCCGGCTCCATCGGCAGAACCGATTTCCCCGGCGGCAGTTTTGACGTGCTGATCAACAGCATCCGGACGCGCCTGTTCTCACTGGATGACGATGTCAAGGTCTATCCGGGGCATATGGGCAGCACGACCATCGGCTATGAAAAGCGGTCAAACCCGTTCTGTGGCATCGGCTGA
- the nusB gene encoding transcription antitermination factor NusB has product MGTRRISREQALQALFYMDMHRDPVDDPVGLFCSCFTQDKPAAPFFHRIVNGVREHRETIDTEIERFSSNWKLSRMSCVDRNILRIAVFELLFCADIPPKVSINEAIDVGKRFGTDESGAFINGILDSIRMAMERDEVNHAPKTTQDETGGIP; this is encoded by the coding sequence ATGGGAACCCGTCGAATATCCAGGGAGCAGGCCCTCCAGGCCCTCTTTTACATGGACATGCACCGCGATCCGGTGGATGATCCCGTGGGCCTCTTCTGCAGTTGTTTTACACAAGACAAACCGGCGGCCCCCTTCTTCCACCGTATTGTCAACGGTGTCCGCGAACACCGCGAAACGATCGACACGGAAATCGAACGCTTTTCCAGCAATTGGAAGCTGTCGCGCATGTCCTGTGTGGACCGCAATATCCTGCGCATCGCCGTGTTTGAACTGCTGTTTTGTGCCGACATCCCTCCCAAGGTCTCCATTAACGAGGCCATCGATGTGGGCAAACGGTTCGGCACCGATGAATCCGGAGCCTTCATCAACGGCATTCTGGACAGCATCCGAATGGCCATGGAAAGAGATGAAGTCAACCATGCGCCGAAGACCACGCAAGATGAAACAGGAGGAATACCGTGA